The nucleotide window ACTTTACAAATTATAGAAATGGCCCCTACCACGTATCGCGTTACGTACAAAACCGGGCCCTATACTGGCCGTCAAGGAGAAGGAAAAATTGTTAGACGAGCGCATTACTCTCCGCACCGAAGAGTTCGTGTGCCCGGCTACTGGCGAGACTAAAGTGCGAACCGTCGAGTACATTGAGAAAGTCATTGAAAAAGAGGTACGCGTATAAAACCGCGACTTGTAAATTGTGCTACGTTAGACGCTGTACACAAGCAATGCCGTATCGTGtggtttttattatcttttgtatatctttaaaactacgcttAGCTTTCGACGTGCAACTATTGACAGACAATAAGACATCAGACTGACGGCACGAATAAACTTTAACGTTATTATCAAGACTATAAAATAAAGCGACTGACAAAGAATGACTACGTgtaaaaacactaaaatgttAACGGGGCCTTTTGAGTGCACATAACGAAATACACTATTAGCACACCACAATATTGAAACAACACTTGCAGTAGATAATATGTTTTAGGAAAATTGAAATACCAGTTATTATTACCCATACGTATATACTTATAGTTTTCGATGAAATTCTAGAGGcatcaagtaaaaaaaatatataatctttgCCACGATTTCACTGGACTCCGAGTAGCTAAAATCACCTATGAATTAGCTTCAAATCATGATGTGGCAGATTAAATATGAAGAATAATTCTGtgtcttatagttcggccattcagagaatgcgttcctgacacgtcgcgattgaactgacgacgtaactacattcattgattattgatataataatgttgttttaatgctcctcaattgttaaaacggtaaacaaccagcaaaaatatttttatcgtaactgcaacgccattgcaaagttacgtcgtcagttcaatcgcgacgtgtcaggaacgcattctctgaatggccgaactataaaaggGATTAATGTCTCCATAAAAATTGTTCAGTCTGTAGAAGGAAGTCGATCAATTGTGAGTATGGTCAAATAACTGGTTACGCAACTTTTCCGAGAAAAAATCACGTAGTAACAACTTACACTCACGTTATGTAGAACTAAAATTGACGTGGCAATAACAAGACTCAAATTATagaataatttatattgttataaatCCCATGttatatacaatttatttgcCCCATTTGACGGTATCCCCATTCCCAATTTCcccttttattttcttttatttcttctttatctatttaatgttttcacGAGTGTTGCATGATATTTTGGCATGGCATGTTAACTTAATTTATTGTGTAATTTGTCAGACGATACCTGGATTCTAGACACGGCAAGCTTCAACGAAAACAATGGTTTGTTGCGTTTATTACTCTTCAGAAACATAATACTAAAGCTTTTATCATTGCTTTAGCAGCAGAAGCAATACTAACCTACTAACGCCTATATATTAGTATTTACTTACACTGTATTTAGTGCATGTCATTCCTCATAGGTAACCAACATTACGCCTACATGTTTACCAACCGAGTGCCCGAAATTGTGATAAACTCGTTTTAAAATGCCTTTCAATACATAGTGCTGTTTTGTTCACAATTTTGAGTACATTATTCGAAAACATTATACAACCTACTCATAAACAATTttgctacaaaataaattacaaaacatcCATACAATCCTGTTCTGTAACATTATACTGAAAGAACTTCATACCTTTAACAAAATACatctaatttaaaattttctcaaGCCAAGTAGTTTTCATAGCATTTtgttcagaaataaataaaatcaattttcagTCATATCATTTCCCATTTTGGCGAAAAGTTAACTTCTAACCCAAGTACTTATGAAATTGATGTTAATCGAATTTATAAATACAGGTGGAAACGACGCAAGAAAAAATTATATCTCTGGAATTAACTACAAGCCCGAGTAGCGAAACTGCGCCTACCGATCTTGAGGAGGCCGGTATGAGCTTAGGGGAGGGAGAGGCAGAAGGCGGGGACAGCTCGCTGCAGCCCGACATCGTGCAAGTGGTGAACCCTCTGCTGGACGGCGGCGCCGGCCGTGTCACCGCCATCCCCGTGGGGCCCGCGCACCGCGTCACCGCCTACACCGACCATCCTCAGTAAACCGCGCACCATATACACTAGATCTCTATCCTACAAGTGCCGGATAAATATAGCAACACTAGCAAATCTTTCGCCTGGAGCCCAAAGGCGCTTGCTTAATCCGGTACGGATCCCAATATGCCTCAATCTCCGCCCACACCCTCACCGAGGACCCATGACAACACATCGGCTATAACCACACTTGTAATAGACACGACTCGACTCCCGTCGAGATTCGAACTCGATTGTAGATTTCTTCAACGAAACGAACGTTCGTGAAACGAGTTTCCATCTTAATTTTGTATTGTAACTGTGATAATAAATTTAGATTCCACCGACTTGTTATGTTACTTAATGGCGCTTGAAGAAATCCACTAGCGAGATGCGTTTTGTGGCATTTTATTTGgatcacaatttttatttttttattttagttttgcgACGGAGATTTTAGATTAATGATAGGTGTTACtatatatttttggaaatattattagtttttattctTTGAGTactttacgtatttaattttaaataattttcattccGTGCAAGTCTTATTAAATTGACTGAATGTTGACGCTGTAGCTGCTGAGGAATGTGACTGGTTGACCAACCAGAATGTGTATGTAGGCCGAGTGTAAGATGATATTAGAGTTGTACATACCATCAACAACACGCAATGGAATGCGAAGCAAGTGTACGAAGTGGCATCACATTGACGAtataacataattatatcaatatataCTTGCATTATTATACAATTACTTATTTGCGCATTGTTGTTTCATTCAGTATTTTGTGTTTGAtgatgtattaatattttaatttaatgtaatattaatttaattttatgtggtGCCTTGATTTCTtgaaatcaatttttatataattatacgATTTTATCATTCAGTTttcatactattattataattttattattcttgtaattttgtttcgtgaaaaataatttacattaggTTATAAATTATGAAGATTGTAATACAGAAAGTGATGAATTACGCATTTGCAGTTGTCAGTATGACCGAAGTGGTTATGATTAAGATGTGCTGTAAATGTTTCGACGTATTTCAGATTAAACAGAAACTGTACATTTCCAACTGTATGAAATGTATTATTTGAGatagataattatatttgaataaaatatgtattgcgGTAAATAAATTGGAGTGTTGAATGGAAGAATGTGTGTCCTTTATACCTTTCTAGTGATATGTGCATTGTAAACTATTGAAAACATTGTATGTTTGTcccaattaaatgttttaatatatattttaataaaattatttcgtggtttcatttaaaatactacaagattttattttagttatttattttttgtaattataatatatgagGAACACAATTTAAACTAGTAAGAGCAACAAAaacatcttaaaaataattaacgaaTATAACACTTTTACTTCTTTGGTGCAATGATGCCCTCCAGTTGTgcctgaaatgaaataaaattaagttaacaCATTGCTTACGTACTATACAAAATTGGAATAGGTATACCATGCAAGACTAAACTTCAGGAAAGAATATTCTCTCACCTTGAGTTGAGCATTCGTCTTCTTCAAAGCGAGCAACTCTTCTTGGTGACGTTTTTCTTCAGCGGCTCGTAACTCGGCCGCGCGCCTCTCTAGCTGCTCAGTCTTCTGTTTCAACTCCATACATTGTTTCTCCAGAGCTGAACGTTCCGTTTCAAGCTTCGCTACTTGATCCATCAAATCCGATTTCCCTTGCTctgactgaaataaaattattcaatataATATCAAGAATGTTACCACATTAATAAGTTCGTGGGAAAAACAAACCTGTAGAGCTTTCCTCATACCGAAAGCGATTGAACTACAGTAGAGCGTTTGGTAAGCTTCCATTGTGATTCTAGCTTCATCACGTACCCTCAATAGTAGGAGACCTCTTTCACCACAGTTTATTGTTACCTGCAGAAAACTCATCATTAGTTATCCAACATCTTGAAATAGCCTACGATAAGAGAAACCAATCTACACGTAGGGTTTATAGATAAACCTTATCGGCACTGCATACTAACGACTTATTTTAgataatgtataaaatacaagTAGTCATAATGTTGGCCGGTACCTGTCGTATAAGCTCATCAAAACATTGAGTGTAGAGCTGTCGACGAACAGGACAAATGCCAGTTTCTCTGGCCTGTCGCTGTTGCAAGCGTGTGTCCAGCATTTCTTGTAAGTTAATCACGTCCAGTCGAGTTGCAGGCGTCGATGATATCTAAATGATGTTACATGATTGTTATAGAGCCTTTTCATATTAaaccttattattataatgtgaaaGGTTTTGTAAATCTGCAAACAAAAAATGCTTATGGCCATTGCTGGCTAATAGGCTAGATTTGTTTCTAGGGGCTCTGGCGTGGTCGTACTATTAAAAAGTTTAGCTTAAGCTTAAaacctagtaggtacctaatctaCAAGAGTGAGAGAGGCCAAGTTTCACTTAAAATTCCTAATAATGAAAGAGTCGCTATTATAAGGATACTGCACCTTTTGCGTCCATATTTGTCCATCTTCTTCCCACTCTTTAGGCGGCAGGATggcatttaaaatttcttctgtTTCCTTCTTAGCTTCTGTTGGCACACATGGTTGAACGGAGGAACCAGCAATAGGTGCTACCTGTAGTAAAGTAAATGGTCAAGAATGAGAGCCGATAATCCCTTAAACTGGAATTTCACGCTACGGACTTCACTGAAAACCCAGATGGACTTACAACTTTTTCTGCCCTTTTAGTAACAAGCACAGGATTATCATAACGAACTAAAGTTTCTTCTGCAGAAACGGGAGCCCTCTCAGCCATTTCTAAAACTATTTATAATGTATTTCCTAAATGACTAGAATTGTCAACTTCGACCAACTTTACGTCGTGTATTGTAAACAAAGTTGTTGTCGCCATGGTGACTGCCTGTTGCATAGCAATCTTTTTGCATTAGGTTTTCTATTATTCCAATAGCTACTTGTAGCTAATTGGCCCTTGGTACAGCTTatctttttattacttatttaaaatcttttacatacatacatacatctgGTAAATAGCTCACAGTTAGGTATATACAGTATAGGACATGCGAATATAGCGTCAAATCCAGTAACTGAATTTAAGGAATGGAGTTTGAGTTCTCTAGCCAAAAAACCAGTTTAATCCCGGATACTTACCAGTATCATCTCGGATAAATGCAGACTCGTGCAGCTTATCTTTGGCAATGGCACCGTTATCGAATATTTAACCTTATCTAGAGCAAAACAACTTTTATAATCATCATtcctcaaataaaacaaaatattgagaTAATGCAGTTTAATGCTATTTTTATCAGAAAATTATCTCTTAAATAATAGTACATAAATAACATTACAGATAGAAAACAGTCTTTTTAATCTGTTATTGCAATGTCCAATAAAATCTCTTCACTGTTCATTTCACACAGCAGTCTATCAACATAAACCTTCAGGTTAAAATGTTTGATTGGGTCTCAAACACTTTTTCTTCCTTATTCATTGAGAATCACTACTGGAACTAGAACTGGAGTCGGTGGACATTACTTCAACGTCTTCCTGGTTGGGCGCGTCTTTGCCGCGGCCGTCAATGGCGACTGAGTTGCCGCCCCCCACTGACATGTGTAACTCGCCAGTTGGGTGCCATGTGAACTGGTTTGTTGCTGATGCTGGTActagaaatatgaaaaaaatcttgttattttacaaatattttgactGGGGCATAACTAGATAAGAGGAAATGAAAATTGATTCAATTCATTTTATCTTTTAACACTTTCGCTGCCCAGCTCACCTATGCAATTCCTATCcacatgcccaaaaatattttgcataattacataacaacccggtattcgagtccaacagcgcaattgtatcggaacgggacccttatgcccgaaaacccggcgtccgggttcacttaagccccgcccaccgagcgtagggctacccaaaataatttactagaatataattattgtgcatttttgatcagaataaagaaaataaatcccgtcttgttatttaatttattatgttgttaaagagactattttttaaattttatcgtacattatgttagaacagatttacttaatatgatttatctacatgtttctgtaagctttttttttaatcaatacaacgccgacgtgctttgttttaacacctgcataggataacaaagaaaataagtatctagtttttagtttaaatactcgtaatctcaaaaaacatgccgacgcgctttgtttgtcattttacggGCCACAGATAAAGAACCATAAATCTCGTTATTGCACAAAAGGCGATagatgcacttttgttttaactttaaaaaaagttttcggcAAACGATTAAAGGTCTTACTCAGGTAAAAACTTAACCCTTCTTTGCTGCtaaaagtaggtacgtatttacaaaataatttaagctcATTCGGTATCTGTTTGCACTTCCGGCTAAACCTATATCGAATACTCTCTCCCGTGTTACGTTTGTTTGTGATCGACTATTGGCTTTTCTACCGGACTTCTGTGTTATTACTTTTGTGTTTGACTATTGGCTTTCCTACTGGACTTCGATTGCCTTACGTTTGAAACCTAGGCACTGTTTACTGGATTTGATTTAAGCCTGCAAATCGGTTGTGCGTTAAGTGTCTTACTGTGAACTGAAATGATGGCATATAACATTGATGAAGTGAACCAGAACATAGCAgatgttttttcaattgatttcatttatttacttttgacaacccttacagcttacttagctatggactcgctattcgggtcctgggcatgaacacatgcatctatagctacacatagcgacgactcggtattcgggttgcgggcataaggaatgaactatggttcgactcgaatcccgggtgctgggcatcgaaagtgttaaagaaaaagttaacaCCAGCAATATTCATTGTTGCATCTTAATATGTCAACATTATATGACTGGATGAGGAAGTGCAAGAGCAATTAAACGAGCCATAAAGCTTATTCAAGTATGGAAATACCCATAACTACTATAGAGAAACTTTTAATGTACCGATGAGCTAGAATAAATTTCTtaggaaattaattaaaaatatgactCACCTCCCCCAGTGGTCATTCTATGTAGTTCATTCAGTGTAGACGGTGTGTGACCATTGAGTGGTAGATCACAGAGCCGGCCAAGCATTCCCAACCTCATCTCAAGGTCTGTGGGGTATGGTCGACGAGGGTCCCCAGGCTGCCACGAAAGAGGTGCACTCACTGCATTTGAAGCACTGATTCTGTGAATTTAATAGtaagtacattaaaataaacctcaagatcaataaaagaaaaacaaatagcttaattaaaaattactgtaggtacctactgtactTATGTTCTTTCTTACCTGTGTGCAAACTTTATTAGTTCTTCTGAAGGTACTGGCCGTTTCCTAGACTTAACAATTGATGCAAGTTTCTGTCTAGCTTGATACAGTGACGTTGCAAGGATTTGTTCAGCATCCTTGAGTTGCCTTTGTAAGTGGAAGATGTCTTGATCctgaattataaatattcatttgtcAGACTTCGTCAGaacattgtaaataaaaatatatcaatgttTGGGATCGAATGCATTACCTTATTCTCTACTTCAGCTTTCAAGTCGTTCATTTTCTGCTGAATCTTAGCTTGTTCATCAGCTAACCCCAAAGTTTTCTTCAATTCCGAATCTTTGGATAGTAACAGATCTGTAAGCTGCGCATGGTCTGCAGCAGAAAGCTTCTGAGGCTTCGGAGCGATCGACACTTCTATCATTTCTCTGCAATACGAGGATTTACATAGTAAAactttcctttttttttgttttgcgaAATAGAAATGCTTACTTGGAAATTAACTCGATGTCATCAATTAATGCGAGTAGCCTGTCTTTAGTGCTCAGATGTGATGCCATGATATCTCACTATAGAACGAGCAGATATGATAAAGTAAATCaagaaattttataattattaacaacAAAGCTTTCTCAGAAGAATTTTGGGAAGTACTTTGACACTTTTGACAGTGACAAAAGTTGAGTGGTGACATCTAAGCAAAAGGATTGCCAGACACAATTATTAACTACACAacctaaattatttactttataatagTCAGGGCaaactatataattttataatgaaataagCATTACGAAATCATAACACTTCTTGATCATTGCGtattcgaaatatttttattttttcaatccaTTATTTTACGTAACTTTGATTTCTAACCTATTTATTCCTTATGTTGTACAAATGACTATATACTCAGCATGTAATATAACAGCAGAAACCCCAAACCTAACTTAAACCATTCTTAAGACTATACAAATAGAGTGCTAATACTTCTTGAAATAATCTTTATACAGGGTGTCCCTCGAGATACAGGTCAAATAAAACAGTCATATTAACCAACTTTCTGACTTCAGAATATGGGTCAAATATCCTAATCAACAATTTCTTTCATTGGTATTGTGGTCAAAGGAAAAAATCTAGCTATCTGAGCTATTGGCGTGTCTTAggatttattatatatttttcttatgatgTCGTAGAAGACACTTTGCTAGCATGCTCACGAGGTATTGCTTGAAAAAATAAggctttgttaaataaataaataaaatacctacactAGTTACTTACCAACCGCAAGTTTCTTACATTCAGGTAGGCAATAGGTTAAAGTTTTGAACTGAACGTTCcctatctaatttattttatttaggactAAGCTTCATTAGGCAGGTAAGGTTCGGggtaggtattatttcattGTAAAACGTTCGCTCATAAAATTACGATGCTACAAGTTACTTGGTATTAGATTTCCAATCATGCACATCGCTTACATACACCGAGAGTCATATTCGTATTACTGCAGCGAACGGAAACttatacgtacctacttacctgccttggtttttgtttgtatacatACTCATATTATGCTACTCATGCGAACCGGCTTTTGTGCAC belongs to Helicoverpa zea isolate HzStark_Cry1AcR chromosome 11, ilHelZeax1.1, whole genome shotgun sequence and includes:
- the LOC124634298 gene encoding putative inner dynein arm light chain, axonemal isoform X2, which produces MILVAPIAGSSVQPCVPTEAKKETEEILNAILPPKEWEEDGQIWTQKISSTPATRLDVINLQEMLDTRLQQRQARETGICPVRRQLYTQCFDELIRQVTINCGERGLLLLRVRDEARITMEAYQTLYCSSIAFGMRKALQSEQGKSDLMDQVAKLETERSALEKQCMELKQKTEQLERRAAELRAAEEKRHQEELLALKKTNAQLKAQLEGIIAPKK
- the LOC124634298 gene encoding putative inner dynein arm light chain, axonemal isoform X1, giving the protein MAERAPVSAEETLVRYDNPVLVTKRAEKVVAPIAGSSVQPCVPTEAKKETEEILNAILPPKEWEEDGQIWTQKISSTPATRLDVINLQEMLDTRLQQRQARETGICPVRRQLYTQCFDELIRQVTINCGERGLLLLRVRDEARITMEAYQTLYCSSIAFGMRKALQSEQGKSDLMDQVAKLETERSALEKQCMELKQKTEQLERRAAELRAAEEKRHQEELLALKKTNAQLKAQLEGIIAPKK
- the LOC124634296 gene encoding mediator of RNA polymerase II transcription subunit 4, translating into MASHLSTKDRLLALIDDIELISKEMIEVSIAPKPQKLSAADHAQLTDLLLSKDSELKKTLGLADEQAKIQQKMNDLKAEVENKDQDIFHLQRQLKDAEQILATSLYQARQKLASIVKSRKRPVPSEELIKFAHRISASNAVSAPLSWQPGDPRRPYPTDLEMRLGMLGRLCDLPLNGHTPSTLNELHRMTTGGVPASATNQFTWHPTGELHMSVGGGNSVAIDGRGKDAPNQEDVEVMSTDSSSSSSSDSQ